The genomic interval TGCATCCAGATACTGTGGTTTGGGACTCACAATTGATAGACATTACTAAGAAAAAAGATCAATATAATTTAAATTTTAAAAACGGAACAAAAGCAACTGCCGATTTTGTAATTGTAGCCAATGGAGGCAGCAGTAATGCCAGAAAATTTGTTACCGACATCGAACCTAGATACACAGGTACATTTATTATACAGGGAGAGGTTTTAGACCCCCTTAAAAGCTGTCCAAGTTTTAAAAAACTCTGCGGTAATGAAAATACTGGGACGGGTGCTGAAGGCAAGTTTTTTTATACTCAAACAAAATCAAAAGGTGCTCTAAATTATTTTATCTCTTTTCGTGCAGATGAAAATTGGGCCGAACAAAACAATATAATTTTTTCCCAGCCAGAGTCTGTAAAAGAATATTTAAACAAAATTACCAAAAACTGGCATCCAACCTTTAAGGAATTATTTGACGCCACAGATAACTTCACAGGTCTTCCTATGCGAAGAATGTACCTGGACCAGCCATGGAAAAGCCAAAGCGATATTACATTAATTGGTGATGCAGCGCACCTGATGCCTCCGTTTGCAGGTATTGGCGTAAATATAGGCTTATTAGACGCTCTTCATTTAAGCACGAATCTTACTGAATGCAATTTTCCAGACACATTATCAGCTGTTAGAGATTATGAGCAAAAAATGTATGTTTACGCTCATGAAGCCCAGCAGCAAACTGCTATGGCTGAAGAAATGATTCATTATGATGACGAAGAAAATGAAGATGAAAGGAAACGAGCCAAAGAAGAATGGGACAATAAACTGAGAGGCAGGTAATCAACATATAACCCCTACAGGACATACAAACCGCTCTTGAATAAAAATTCAAAATAATTATCTTACAAATTCACCTGAAAATAAGCTAATTTCTTTAAATCATTCATGAAATGGTTTGTAAATTGTTCAGTAAGGTCACATAAGGAGACAGCTAGCAAATAGTTGTCTCTTTTTTTATACACAAACTTATAGATTTATCAAGCCTTCACAGCCTAATATCTGTGGTTCGATTTTTTCACAAGAAATTCTTAGCCTGTTTGAAATAAACAGTCTTAAAGTGTTGCTATTAGAGATTTAATCGAATCTCGAGCATGGTTCGAAATCCCGTTAAGGATATAGATATTTTTCTCTACTGCTTTATCGTATTTTTTTGATACTAAATATAGTAATTTTAAAATAATTTTAGCTTGCTTCTCACCTACCCTGAATTTCCTTTTTGAAAATACAGCAAACTAAATAGGCAAATTATCCGTATTTTAATAAAATT from Flavobacterium sp. YJ01 carries:
- a CDS encoding NAD(P)/FAD-dependent oxidoreductase, whose translation is MLLKDKKVAIIGGGPVGLTTAKILHQKGIDVTIYERDLNAQSRVSWGTLDIHITTGQIALEKAGILEIFYQNSRPIGERQLDTQGNVLEENLPTEENQHEKPEIDRNDFRRIFLENLHPDTVVWDSQLIDITKKKDQYNLNFKNGTKATADFVIVANGGSSNARKFVTDIEPRYTGTFIIQGEVLDPLKSCPSFKKLCGNENTGTGAEGKFFYTQTKSKGALNYFISFRADENWAEQNNIIFSQPESVKEYLNKITKNWHPTFKELFDATDNFTGLPMRRMYLDQPWKSQSDITLIGDAAHLMPPFAGIGVNIGLLDALHLSTNLTECNFPDTLSAVRDYEQKMYVYAHEAQQQTAMAEEMIHYDDEENEDERKRAKEEWDNKLRGR